In Aspergillus flavus chromosome 3, complete sequence, one genomic interval encodes:
- a CDS encoding casein kinase I, which produces MTTMDLRVGNKYRIGRKIGSGSFGDIYLGTNIISGEEIAIKLESVKAKHPQLEYEARVYKSLAGGVGIPFVRWFGTECDYNAMVIDLLGPSLEDLFNFCNRKFSLKTVLLLADQLISRIEYIHAKSFIHRDIKPDNFLMGIGKRGNQVNVIDFGLAKKYRDPKTHFHIPYRENKNLTGTARYASINTHLGVEQSRRDDMESLGYVMLYFCRGTLPWQGLKAATKKQKYDRIMEKKMTTPTEVLCRGFPNEFSIYLNYTRSLRFDDKPDYSYLRKIFRDLFVRESFQYDYVFDWTVYKYQKNAAMIVDASNKKDKEAEEQQRRQGVAAAAPMGTPGAAAKPGAISSQRRKVIERGTLENTPDTNRAVGGSDRMLRSASKVAASGAYGPTGSRSKRDDGYGAQWY; this is translated from the exons ATGACGACCATG GATTTGCGTGTCGGTAACAAATACCGCATTGGCCGCAAGATTGGAAGCGGTAGCTTCGGTGATATCTATCTTG GAACCAATATCATCTCCGGTGAGGAGATTGCCATCAAGCTCGAGAGTGTCAAGGCTAAGCACCCCCAACTTGAGTACGAGGCTCGTGTTTACAAGTCTCTTGCTGGTGGTGTGGGCATTCCCTTCGTCCGTTGGTTCGGTACTGAGTGCGACTATAATGCTATGGTTATCGACCTTTTGGGTCCTAGTCTGGAGGATCTTTTCAACTTCTGCAACCGCAAGTTCTCGCTCAAAACCGTGCTTCTCCTGGCTGATCAACTCATTTCCCGCATCGAGTACATCCATGCCAAGTCTTTCATTCACCGCGATATTAAGCCCGACAACTTCCTGATGGGCATTGGCAAGCGCGGAAACCAGGTCAACGTGATCGATTTCGGTCTGGCCAAGAAATATCGTGACCCTAAGACGCACTTCCACATTCCTTACCGCGAAAACAAGAACCTTACCGGAACTGCCCGTTACGCCAGTATCAACACTCACTTGGGTGTTGAACAGTCTCGCCGTGATGATATGGAGTCTTTGGGATACGTCATGCTCTACTTCTGCCGTGGTACTCTCCCTTGGCAGGGACTTAAGGCTGCcacgaagaagcagaaataTGACCGCatcatggagaagaagatgaccaCACCCACTGAGGTCCTTTGCCGTGGATTCCCCAACGAATTCTCGATCTACTTGAACTACACCCGTTCCCTGCGTTTCGATGACAAGCCTGATTACTCGTACCTTCGCAAGATCTTCCGTGACCTTTTCGTCCGCGAGTCTTTCCAGTATGACTACGTTTTCGACTGGACCGTCTACAAGTACCAGAAGAATGCCGCGATGATTGTGGATGCCAGCaacaagaaggacaaggaagcGGAGGAACAGCAGCGCCGTCAAGGCGTGGCAGCTGCCGCGCCGATGGGCACCCCCGGTGCTGCTGCTAAGCCTGGTGCTATCTCAAGCCAGCGCCGCAAGGTCATCGAACGTGGAACTCTCGAGAACACCCCCGACACCAACCGTGCTGTGGGAGGGAGTGACAGGAT GCTGCGTTCTGCTTCCAAGGTTGCTGCTTCAGGTGCTTATGGACCTACCGGTAGCCGCTCGAAGCGGGACGATGGATACGGTGCTCAGTGGTACTAA